The genomic region GATGCTGGCGGTATTGCGCGACAGGCTGATGAACGCCGGGATCTTGCGCAGATCGTCGTCCATCAGGGCGACATCGGCGGTTTCAATCGCCGTATCGGTGCCGGCAGCGGCCATGGCGAAACCGATCTCGGCGCGGGCCAGTGCCGGCGCGTCGTTGATGCCGTCGCCGACCATGCCGACGCGATGACCCTGCTTGTACAGGTCTTCGATGGCTTGCAGTTTGTCGGTCGGCAGCAAGTCACCACGGGCCTCGTCGATACCGACCTGCGCAGCAATCGCCTGGGCGGTGTGCACGTTGTCACCGGTGAGCATCAGGGTTTTCACCCCGAGTTCGTGCAATTGGCGGATCGCTTCGCGGCTGGTTTCCTTGACCGTGTCAGCCACGGCGAACAGTGCCAGCGGGCCAGAGCTGTCGAGCAGCAGCACGACGGATTTTCCCTGCTTCTCCAGCGCGAAGAGTTTTTCTTCCAGCGCTGGCGAGCACAAACCGAGTTCTTCGACCAGGCGATGGTTGCCCAAGTGATAGGTCTGGCCGTTGATCTGGCCTTTGACGCCACGCCCGCCCAGCGCTTCGAAGTTATCCACAGTCAACGCTTGGAAGTTTTTATCCACAGCGGCGTTGGCGATGGCCAGCGACACCGGGTGATCCGAGCGCCCCGCCAACGCAGCAGCGATAGCCGGCGCGGAGGCATCGGCGGTTGGGTCCAGCGACAGGTAATCGGTCTGCACCGGTTTGCCGTGAGTGATCGTGCCGGTTTTATCCAGCGCCAGATAATCGAGCTTGAAACCGCCCTCCAGATACACGCCGCCCTTGACCAGAATGCCTTTGCGCGCCGCCGCCGCGAGGCCGCTGACGATGGTCACCGGAGTCGAAATCACCAGTGCACACGGGCACGCGACCACCAGCAACACCAACGCGCGGTAGATCCAGTCGAACCACACCGCGCCCATAAACAGTGGTGGAATAATCGCCACGGCCAGGGCAAATACGAACACCACTGGCGTGTAGATTTTCGAGAATTGATCGACGAAGCGCTGGGTCGGCGCGCGCGCACCTTGAGCCTGTTCAACGGCATGGATGATGCGCGCCAAGGTCGAGTTGTTCGCCGCTGCGCTGACCGCGTACTCCAGCGAACCGGCCTGGTTGATGGTGCCGGCGAAGACTTTGTCGCCGACGGTTTTTTCTACCGGCAGGCTTTCCCCGGTGATCGGTGCTTGATCAATGGTCGAACTGCCGCTGACCACTTCGCCGTCCAGCGCAATACGCTCGCCGGGTTTCACCCGAACACGGGCGCCGAGTTCGACGCTTTTCACGTCCTGCTCAATCCAGCTGCCGTCAGCCTGCAACACCGTGGCTTGTTCCGGTGTCATCTGCATCAGGCCGCTGATCGCGTTGCGCGCACGGTCCAGCGAGCGCGCTTCGATCAGCTCGGCAACGGTGAACAGGAACATCACCATCGCCGCTTCCGGCCATTGGCCGATAAGGATGGCACCGGTCACGGCGATGCTCATCAGCGCGTTGATGTTGAGGTTGCGGTTCTTCAGGGCGATCCAGCCCTTTTTATAGGTAGTCAGGCCACCGCTGAGGATCGACACCAGCGCGATGATCGCCACCACCCAGGTTGGCGCGGCGTTGGTGAAGTGGATGACTTCGGCGGCGAGCGCGCCGACACCGGACAGCGCCAGCGGCCACCAATGTTTTTTCACCGGGGCCGGGGCTGGC from Pseudomonas tensinigenes harbors:
- a CDS encoding heavy metal translocating P-type ATPase, which gives rise to MSDSQHTHKPGDGHDHSHKLQPVHKHSHGGDSCCGSKVAAPAPVHSHEDSCCSSTAAAPALVQLSEKTSADARLSSFRIEAMDCPTEQTLIQNKLGKLAGVQQLEFNLINRVLGVTHNLPGTEPITEAIKSLGMHAEPLEAGVEAPAPAPVKKHWWPLALSGVGALAAEVIHFTNAAPTWVVAIIALVSILSGGLTTYKKGWIALKNRNLNINALMSIAVTGAILIGQWPEAAMVMFLFTVAELIEARSLDRARNAISGLMQMTPEQATVLQADGSWIEQDVKSVELGARVRVKPGERIALDGEVVSGSSTIDQAPITGESLPVEKTVGDKVFAGTINQAGSLEYAVSAAANNSTLARIIHAVEQAQGARAPTQRFVDQFSKIYTPVVFVFALAVAIIPPLFMGAVWFDWIYRALVLLVVACPCALVISTPVTIVSGLAAAARKGILVKGGVYLEGGFKLDYLALDKTGTITHGKPVQTDYLSLDPTADASAPAIAAALAGRSDHPVSLAIANAAVDKNFQALTVDNFEALGGRGVKGQINGQTYHLGNHRLVEELGLCSPALEEKLFALEKQGKSVVLLLDSSGPLALFAVADTVKETSREAIRQLHELGVKTLMLTGDNVHTAQAIAAQVGIDEARGDLLPTDKLQAIEDLYKQGHRVGMVGDGINDAPALARAEIGFAMAAAGTDTAIETADVALMDDDLRKIPAFISLSRNTASILKQNIALALVIKAIFLAVTFAGLATMWMAVFADMGVSLLVVFNGLRLLRK